Proteins from a genomic interval of Afifella aestuarii:
- a CDS encoding 2'-deoxycytidine 5'-triphosphate deaminase — protein sequence MNAKENSDGILPDSAIEAMIAVGEIDLATPPDARQVQPASLDLRLGETAYRVRASFLPGRDCAVEEKLDRFKLHAFDITGGAVLETGCVYIVPLLESLALPQEVAASANPKSSTGRLDVFTRVIADNGDAFDQIPAGYRGPLYLEISPRTFPVLVRTGSRLAQIRFRRGHARLSDEELGTLQTTSFVSSDPRFFEGLVLSVDLAGGEDGLIGYRGKRHTGVIDVDRPDAYEVADFWEPLRPSDKAGLILDPDQFYILASREAVHVPAETAAEMVPFDPLVGEFRVHYAGFFDPGFGDDTAGGRGSRAVLEVRSREVPFILEHGQTVGRLVYERMAALPKALYGAGLGSNYQGQALKLSKHFRV from the coding sequence ATGAACGCAAAAGAAAACAGCGACGGCATTTTGCCCGACAGCGCGATCGAAGCGATGATCGCGGTAGGCGAAATCGATCTCGCCACGCCCCCCGATGCTCGACAGGTGCAGCCGGCGAGTCTTGATCTACGCCTCGGTGAGACAGCCTATCGTGTGCGCGCGAGCTTCCTGCCCGGGCGCGATTGCGCGGTGGAGGAAAAGCTCGACCGCTTCAAGCTGCACGCCTTCGACATCACCGGCGGTGCCGTTCTTGAAACCGGCTGCGTCTATATCGTGCCGTTGCTGGAATCCCTGGCGTTGCCGCAAGAGGTCGCCGCGAGCGCCAATCCGAAAAGCTCGACCGGCCGGCTCGACGTCTTCACGCGGGTGATCGCCGACAATGGCGACGCGTTCGACCAGATCCCGGCGGGCTACCGTGGACCGCTTTATCTGGAGATCTCGCCGCGCACATTCCCGGTTCTCGTCCGCACCGGCTCGCGTCTGGCACAGATCCGCTTCCGCCGCGGCCATGCGCGCCTTTCTGACGAGGAGCTTGGCACGCTGCAGACAACCTCCTTCGTGTCGAGCGACCCGCGCTTTTTCGAAGGTCTCGTTCTCTCCGTCGATCTTGCCGGCGGCGAGGATGGCCTCATCGGCTATCGCGGTAAGCGACACACCGGCGTCATCGATGTCGACCGTCCGGACGCCTATGAGGTTGCCGATTTCTGGGAGCCCTTGCGGCCGAGCGACAAAGCGGGCCTGATCCTCGATCCCGATCAGTTCTATATCCTGGCCTCGCGCGAAGCCGTGCATGTGCCCGCGGAGACGGCGGCGGAGATGGTGCCTTTCGATCCGCTCGTCGGCGAATTCCGTGTGCATTACGCGGGCTTTTTCGATCCGGGCTTCGGCGACGATACGGCGGGCGGCCGCGGCAGCCGGGCGGTGCTGGAGGTGAGGAGCCGGGAGGTGCCGTTCATCCTGGAACACGGGCAGACGGTTGGCCGTCTCGTCTATGAGCGCATGGCGGCGCTACCCAAGGCGCTTTATGGCGCGGGGCTCGGCTCCAATTACCAGGGCCAGGCACTCAAGCTCTCCAAGCATTTTCGCGTCTGA
- a CDS encoding thermonuclease family protein, which yields MRALTLLSLLLVVGLVFGLFALPSPAPDDGTEDPSVAPQTAAPPALPQEVEPATRNVTPRGMTLGPKVSGPLLRVEPPEPVRTRADEAEQQGEQKTAPTERTERLFRPVVAGLGKIESGEHSVRLAGIEPLAPDASCGKPAWPCGMMGRSALRRLIRARAIDCTIPAGAETLPETTSCRLSDIDLGEWLVSQGWAKATAARYQDAETAAKRDKRGQWSAQRPGFTPDAEKTAPFSSDLPSSSPL from the coding sequence ATGCGCGCCCTGACCCTCCTCAGCCTTCTTCTCGTCGTCGGGCTCGTTTTCGGGCTTTTTGCGCTTCCCTCGCCTGCCCCCGATGACGGCACCGAGGACCCATCAGTCGCTCCGCAAACGGCAGCGCCGCCGGCACTCCCCCAAGAGGTCGAGCCCGCGACGCGCAATGTTACCCCGCGCGGCATGACACTTGGTCCCAAGGTGAGCGGGCCGCTTCTGCGCGTGGAGCCGCCGGAGCCTGTACGCACCCGCGCAGACGAGGCGGAGCAGCAGGGGGAGCAAAAGACCGCGCCAACGGAAAGAACCGAGCGCCTCTTCCGCCCCGTCGTTGCCGGCCTCGGCAAGATCGAAAGCGGCGAACACAGCGTCAGGCTCGCGGGGATCGAGCCGCTCGCGCCCGATGCGAGCTGCGGCAAGCCGGCCTGGCCGTGCGGCATGATGGGACGCTCGGCGCTGCGGCGCCTCATCCGGGCGCGCGCCATCGACTGCACGATCCCGGCGGGGGCGGAGACACTGCCAGAGACGACATCATGCCGGCTCAGCGATATCGATCTTGGCGAATGGCTGGTGAGCCAAGGCTGGGCGAAGGCCACCGCGGCCCGCTATCAAGACGCGGAAACGGCGGCGAAACGCGACAAGCGGGGCCAGTGGAGTGCGCAAAGACCAGGCTTCACACCCGACGCGGAGAAGACTGCGCCATTCTCCTCCGACCTCCCCTCAAGCTCACCTCTTTGA
- a CDS encoding S24 family peptidase, whose amino-acid sequence MVWTHATVWGAIDALASRHGLTVSGLARKAGLDPTAFNRSKRCSADGRPRWPSTESIAKILTATGASLEEFVGLVETRTRYGGRAADVRLPAPAQVPLLGLAQAGAGGFFDDGGFPVGQGWDEIDLPVADSEGSYALEVSGDSMLPLYRNGDVIIVSPTSQLRPGDRVVLKTTEGEVMAKTLQRQTTDAVELHSLNPEHPDRVVPLTEIEWIARIIWASQ is encoded by the coding sequence ATGGTCTGGACACACGCCACCGTTTGGGGCGCCATCGATGCGCTCGCCAGCCGCCACGGTCTCACTGTGTCTGGGCTGGCGCGCAAGGCCGGCCTCGACCCGACGGCCTTCAACCGTTCCAAGAGATGCAGTGCCGATGGGCGGCCCCGCTGGCCCTCGACAGAATCCATCGCCAAAATTCTGACGGCGACCGGAGCCTCGCTCGAGGAATTCGTCGGCCTCGTAGAGACGCGCACGCGCTATGGCGGCCGGGCCGCTGACGTACGCTTGCCGGCTCCGGCGCAGGTGCCGCTTCTCGGCCTTGCCCAGGCCGGTGCGGGAGGCTTCTTCGACGATGGTGGTTTTCCCGTCGGCCAGGGCTGGGACGAGATCGACCTGCCGGTGGCCGACAGCGAAGGCTCCTATGCGCTCGAAGTCAGCGGCGATTCCATGCTGCCGCTTTACCGCAACGGCGATGTCATCATCGTCTCCCCGACCTCGCAATTGCGGCCGGGGGACCGGGTCGTGCTGAAGACGACGGAGGGCGAGGTGATGGCCAAGACCCTGCAACGGCAGACGACGGACGCCGTCGAATTGCATTCGCTCAATCCGGAGCACCCCGACCGGGTGGTGCCGCTGACCGAGATCGAGTGGATCGCACGCATCATCTGGGCGAGCCAATAA
- a CDS encoding thioesterase family protein, translated as MYVWGRLLKLGLSGTKAPLPVPFGVSELSFLTWPWDCDTNLHITNGRYLMLADIGRFDLFRRFGLWDEAMKRGWAPMLGGVNIVFRREIRMWQRFQLTSRIVTWEGTSVVGEHRFVLGDKGEGQVAAQALTWGGIYDRKGKRFVPPEEMFQILGITAEPPEPDENVAAFLAAQRTLRERVKAG; from the coding sequence ATGTATGTTTGGGGTAGACTTCTGAAGTTGGGGCTTTCGGGAACGAAGGCCCCTCTTCCCGTTCCGTTCGGTGTCTCGGAATTGTCGTTTCTCACCTGGCCGTGGGATTGCGACACCAATCTCCATATCACCAACGGTCGCTATCTGATGCTGGCCGATATCGGCCGCTTCGATCTCTTCCGCCGCTTTGGCCTGTGGGACGAGGCGATGAAACGTGGCTGGGCACCGATGCTCGGCGGCGTCAACATCGTCTTCCGGCGCGAAATCCGTATGTGGCAGCGCTTTCAGCTCACCTCGCGCATCGTCACCTGGGAGGGAACGAGCGTCGTCGGCGAGCACCGTTTCGTCCTCGGCGACAAGGGTGAGGGGCAGGTTGCCGCCCAGGCACTGACCTGGGGCGGCATCTATGACCGCAAGGGCAAACGCTTCGTACCGCCGGAGGAAATGTTCCAAATCCTCGGGATTACGGCCGAGCCGCCGGAGCCCGACGAGAACGTCGCCGCCTTCCTGGCCGCGCAGCGCACCCTGCGAGAGCGTGTCAAGGCTGGGTGA